Proteins encoded by one window of Cloeon dipterum chromosome 2, ieCloDipt1.1, whole genome shotgun sequence:
- the LOC135936766 gene encoding D-altritol 5-dehydrogenase-like isoform X1 yields the protein MSPRPHTALQFDIGTKQLTLGKFGKPQVSRPDEILVKVAYSGICGTDLHVIHGQFPCKKTAFALGHEFSGVVEAIGADVEYLTVGDRVVVDPNSGCGHCDSCWHASYHRCSNVSRTIGILADGGWAEFCVARKGQVYKLPDSVTLKQGALCEPMSCIAHGWDRLGSVPHNSKILIMGAGIIGNLWACLFHLNGHRGNVTISEPQDTRRKLVEKLELGYTLTSPTVLAAQNPEFDLVVDCSGSAVAMQQAVKWLKMGGKLMVFGVANPQAVMEVSPYDIMKKELTILGALTNPFTFPEAIAILKTMGPRYLDYDRLGVKTFSLSGYGDAMKSLEAASVAKAVFEINPEI from the exons ATGAGTCCGCGGCCGCACACGGCCCTTCAGTTTGACATAGGCACCAAGCAGTTGACTTTGGGAAAGTTCGGCAAGCCACAAGTGTCAAGGCCTGACGAAATTCTCGTGAAGGTCGCTTACTCTGGAATATGCGGCACCGATTTACACGTCATTCAC GGCCAATTCCCGTGCAAGAAAACTGCATTTGCTCTCGGCCATGAGTTTTCTGGAGTGGTCGAAGCTATTGGCGCTGATGTTGAATATCTGACGGTCGGAGACAGAGTAGTGGTTGACCCGAACAG CGGTTGCGGGCACTGCGATTCGTGTTGGCATGCCTCCTATCACAGGTGTTCCAATGTCAG TAGAACGATAGGTATTCTGGCTGACGGCGGCTGGGCCGAGTTCTGTGTGGCGCGAAAGGGCCAGGTTTACAAGCTGCCCGACTCCGTCACCTTGAAGCAGG GAGCCCTGTGCGAGCCCATGTCGTGCATCGCCCACGGCTGGGACAGACTGGGTTCAGTGCCGCACAACAGCAAAATCCTTATTATGGGTGCTGGCATAATCGGAAACTTGTGGGCCTGCTTGTTCCATCTCAACGGACACAGGGGCAACGTGACAATCAGCGAGCCCCAAGACACCAGAAGGAAGCTGGTTGAGAAACTAG AGCTTGGATATACTTTGACATCACCAACGGTGCTGGCCGCCCAAAATCCGGAGTTTGACCTCGTGGTTGACTGCAGTGGCAGCGCCGTTGCCATGCAACAGGCGGTCAAGTGGCTCAAGATGGGTGGCAAGTTGATGGTCTTCGGTGTTGCCAATCCGCAAGCCGTTATGGA GGTGTCCCCTTACGACATAATGAAAAAAGAGTTGACCATTTTGGGCGCTTTGACCAACCCGTTCACTTTCCCTGAAGCAATCGCTATTCTGAAAACGATGGGGCCTAG GTATTTGGACTACGACAGGTTGGGAGTAAAGACGTTCTCGCTGAGTGGATATGGCGATGCGATGAAGAGCCTAGAAGCTGCTTCAGTTGCCAAGGCCGTGTTTGAGATCAACcctgaaatatga
- the LOC135936766 gene encoding D-altritol 5-dehydrogenase-like isoform X2, which produces MSPRPHTALQFDIGTKQLTLGKFGKPQVSRPDEILVKVAYSGICGTDLHVIHGQFPCKKTAFALGHEFSGVVEAIGADVEYLTVGDRVVVDPNSGCGHCDSCWHASYHRCSNVRTIGILADGGWAEFCVARKGQVYKLPDSVTLKQGALCEPMSCIAHGWDRLGSVPHNSKILIMGAGIIGNLWACLFHLNGHRGNVTISEPQDTRRKLVEKLELGYTLTSPTVLAAQNPEFDLVVDCSGSAVAMQQAVKWLKMGGKLMVFGVANPQAVMEVSPYDIMKKELTILGALTNPFTFPEAIAILKTMGPRYLDYDRLGVKTFSLSGYGDAMKSLEAASVAKAVFEINPEI; this is translated from the exons ATGAGTCCGCGGCCGCACACGGCCCTTCAGTTTGACATAGGCACCAAGCAGTTGACTTTGGGAAAGTTCGGCAAGCCACAAGTGTCAAGGCCTGACGAAATTCTCGTGAAGGTCGCTTACTCTGGAATATGCGGCACCGATTTACACGTCATTCAC GGCCAATTCCCGTGCAAGAAAACTGCATTTGCTCTCGGCCATGAGTTTTCTGGAGTGGTCGAAGCTATTGGCGCTGATGTTGAATATCTGACGGTCGGAGACAGAGTAGTGGTTGACCCGAACAG CGGTTGCGGGCACTGCGATTCGTGTTGGCATGCCTCCTATCACAGGTGTTCCAATGTCAG AACGATAGGTATTCTGGCTGACGGCGGCTGGGCCGAGTTCTGTGTGGCGCGAAAGGGCCAGGTTTACAAGCTGCCCGACTCCGTCACCTTGAAGCAGG GAGCCCTGTGCGAGCCCATGTCGTGCATCGCCCACGGCTGGGACAGACTGGGTTCAGTGCCGCACAACAGCAAAATCCTTATTATGGGTGCTGGCATAATCGGAAACTTGTGGGCCTGCTTGTTCCATCTCAACGGACACAGGGGCAACGTGACAATCAGCGAGCCCCAAGACACCAGAAGGAAGCTGGTTGAGAAACTAG AGCTTGGATATACTTTGACATCACCAACGGTGCTGGCCGCCCAAAATCCGGAGTTTGACCTCGTGGTTGACTGCAGTGGCAGCGCCGTTGCCATGCAACAGGCGGTCAAGTGGCTCAAGATGGGTGGCAAGTTGATGGTCTTCGGTGTTGCCAATCCGCAAGCCGTTATGGA GGTGTCCCCTTACGACATAATGAAAAAAGAGTTGACCATTTTGGGCGCTTTGACCAACCCGTTCACTTTCCCTGAAGCAATCGCTATTCTGAAAACGATGGGGCCTAG GTATTTGGACTACGACAGGTTGGGAGTAAAGACGTTCTCGCTGAGTGGATATGGCGATGCGATGAAGAGCCTAGAAGCTGCTTCAGTTGCCAAGGCCGTGTTTGAGATCAACcctgaaatatga
- the LOC135936430 gene encoding CKLF-like MARVEL transmembrane domain-containing protein 4, whose amino-acid sequence MDGTSFPGQHTTTTRVTTSNVSVQTNLRYDPLYLRTLPGLVKVVQIVCNMIGFLCVILAKYSHLARGSFFKSLSGIGFWFTGIMLLLYVFHVAEKFFRIPWLKIELGFCTLWTLLYLIASILCVDYASLDAAFGAAGFFGFCAMFAYGFDAYLKFQAVRSGELAQGDRVVIQQMRTSTSVA is encoded by the coding sequence ATGGACGGCACCAGTTTTCCCGGTCAGCACACGACCACTACAAGAGTTACCACTTCCAACGTGAGCGTGCAAACAAATCTGCGCTACGACCCTTTATACTTGCGGACATTGCCCGGCCTGGTGAAAGTTGTGCAAATTGTATGCAACATGATTGGATTTCTCTGCGTTATCTTGGCCAAATACTCGCACCTCGCTCGCGGTTCATTCTTCAAAAGCCTGTCCGGCATTGGCTTCTGGTTCACGGGCATCATGCTGCTGCTCTACGTTTTCCATgttgctgaaaaatttttcCGTATACCATGGCTGAAAATTGAGCTCGGCTTCTGCACCCTGTGGACGCTGCTCTACCTGATAGCCTCAATTCTATGCGTTGACTACGCCTCACTGGACGCAGCCTTTGGCGCCGCTGGCTTCTTTGGCTTCTGCGCCATGTTCGCCTATGGATTTGACGCCTACCTCAAGTTCCAGGCCGTACGTAGTGGAGAACTGGCCCAGGGTGACCGCGTGGTAATCCAGCAGATGAGAACCTCAACCTCCGTGGCTTAA
- the IntS8 gene encoding integrator complex subunit 8 isoform X2, producing the protein MMEANNILRQGSWAANIETVMWFEFLLDPKSLKEHLEKARPDPTPTELIVKLMDKITSETAAAEKAPPTPAYENLDDKPVDTPKPNNSATKKKLALKVMCLKIAAFLKWNLDIIEQKIPLETQHTLLQDLLIISREQKELSECANEINLQSCSPQELFSVLLYHRWVLRAVSRARMSAKQPRSFSSLSAMTAMKLEDRLVTIEQQVPQSIAILKQISTTQDVSLNVPVYETFEPLTEDNEDLNQQWDTCLKASEQEVHCQIHFDLAAFYFSREQYKEAREHIWKAAQINAKLPKVKVYCDIHEQTLQGYCRALGISKQEEQDLFVQFLTCKSNHFTGIVNILQRDNITREIPINYRDDLELEIQAASSSGDFFVARDLLLHVHILNAVRRALDSKASTISIATKLKQSNNKGNDKLISALKAVLPHCDEKLKTNLRMFLLDLFEAGVPKLNQSILSIPELSEIFSEQQIQHYKNKLQKKAHNLSPCWHNMPDTIRNPKLQKGMLEQKLIQSTEPSEIKNLIKSLNAGGPMKAPSKLNSKWELPIPVHSAVMGLQKGVLQDLIFILLAKSRDLSLSGDFERARKLLKAVEEELRTLSGNSKLGKLVNWELLLVSIMQFLKSWPVLPPSAEPIDMKNKENQELASQCKGCLSSLKIGESMIPRSEVLEHCALALLNLGEWEYLSNIDKRFLYFEMPGAFSYACLEITNHRSMKKISTKDAWEQILTVFSSGGVKRTSTGQPIGLRESPGLAAVQSRAQFQQFLSRLREPTTISVAVSILARLYNVLKDEQTLELNVEYTTIWPAVVTNSNAFNSRVVGEVLSELLHQALKYYPDNVSWLKVLGDINYANGFFASALKNYLQACIAVSGFFSRAVPKNKINDQVYIRMIKCCTQLRCHTQAAVLCQFLDDVDYATAFKSLHEKNCADAMDAYYHCIWDLTIVEFLVHLHHKNKEQERKQIAIKLASQMEMNSSNNEGIKMEVARVKKSCFLRTMAQQYVCS; encoded by the exons ATGATGGAAGCCAATAATATTCTTCGTCAGGGCTCTTGGGCTGCAAACATCGAAACAGTGATGTGGTTCGAGTTTTTGCTAGACCCAAAATCATTGAAAGAGCACTTGGAAAAAGCAAGACCAG ATCCAACACCAACTGAGTTGATCGTGAAATTGATGGACAAAATAACATCGGAAACAGCTGCAGCGGAAAAGGCGCCACCCACTCCAGCCTACGAAAACCTCGACGACAAGCCAGTGGACACTCCCAAGCCTAATAACTCTGCAACTAAAAAGAAATTGGCGCTAAAGGTCATGTGTTTGAAAATAGCTGCTTTCCTTAAGTGGAATTTGGATATTATTGAGCAGAAAAT TCCACTAGAAACGCAACACACATTGCTCCAAGACCTGCTAATCATCAGCAGGGAGCAAAAAGAGCTGTCTGAGTGTGCGAACGAAATCAATCTGCAGTCTTGCAGTCCGCAGGAGTTGTTCTCAGTGTTGCTGTATCACCGATGGGTACTTCGAGCGGTTTCAAGAGCCAGAATGTCTGCAAAACAACCGCGTTCTTTCTCTTCCCTAAG tgcAATGACAGCTATGAAACTAGAAGATCGGCTGGTAACCATTGAGCAGCAAGTGCCGCAATCAATTGCAATTCTGAAACAAATAAGCACAACTCAGGACGTGTCTCTCAATGTCCCTGTTTATGAAACGTTTGAGCCACTTACCGAGGACAATGAAGACCTTAATCAGCAATGGGACACCTGCTTGAAAGCCTCTGAGCAGGAAGTGCATTGTCAG ATCCACTTTGATCTGGCTGCTTTCTACTTCTCAAGGGAACAGTACAAAGAAGCAAGGGAGCACATTTGGAAGGCGGCACAGATAAACGCAAAGCTGCCCAAGGTGAAGGTATACTGCGATATCCATGAGCAGACCTTACAGGGCTATTGCAGAGCACTCGGCATCAGTAAACAGGAGGAGCAAGACCTATTTGTCCAATTTCTCACCTGCAAGTCAAATCACTTCACT GGCATTGTTAATATCCTCCAAAGAGACAACATTACGAGGGAAATTCCCATCAACTACAGGGATGACCTTGAACTGGAAATCCAGGCTGCTTCAAGTAGTGGTGATTTCTTTGTAGCGAGAGACTTGCTTCTGCATGTACACATTTTGAACGCAGTACGAAGAGCTCTGGATTCTAAAGCAAGCACTATCAGCATCGCCACAAAACTGAAGCAGAGCAACAACAAAGGCAACGACAAGCTGATCTCA GCATTGAAAGCAGTATTGCCACACtgtgatgaaaaattgaaaacaaacctCCGCATGTTCCTCTTGGACCTTTTTGAGGCCGGAGTTCCAAAATTGAATCAGTCAATTTTGTCAATTCCAGAGTTGagcgaaatattttctgaGCAACAAATTCAGCACTACAAAAACAAGCTACAGAAAAAGGCGCACAACCTGAGCCCGTGCTGGCACAACATGCCGGACAcaataa gaaatccAAAACTTCAAAAAGGTATGCTTGAGCAAAAACTGATCCAAAGCACGGAACCAAGTGAAATCAAGAATTTGATTAAGTCTCTGAATGCCGGTGGGCCAATGAAAGCGCCTTCAAAGCTGAACTCAAAG TGGGAACTGCCTATTCCGGTTCATTCTGCCGTGATGGGATTGCAAAAAGGCGTGCTGCAAGACTTGATTTTTATCCTTCTGGCAAAATCCAGAGATCTCTCTCTGTCAGGAGATTTTGAGAGAGCCCGCAAATTGCTTAAAGCCGTAGAGGAAGAGTTACGCACCCTCTCTGGGAACTCCAAACTCGGCAAACTGGTAAACTGGGAGTTGCTCCTCGTCTCTATCATGCAGTTCTTGAAATCCTGGCCTGTTCTTCCTCCATCGGCCGAGCCAAttgacatgaaaaataaag aaaaCCAAGAACTTGCCTCGCAATGCAAAGGGTGTTTGAGTAGCCTGAAGATTGGGGAGTCAATGATCCCACGCTCAGAAGTGTTGGAGCACTGCGCTCTCGCACTTCTGAACCTTGGAGAATGGGAATATCTGAGCAACATTGACAAACGCTTCCTCTACTTTGAAATGCCAGGCGCCTTTTCGTATGCCTGCTTGGAAATTACGAATCACAGAAGCATGAagaaaatttccacaaaaGACGCTTGGGAGCAGA TTCTGACTGTGTTTAGTTCTGGAGGAGTGAAGCGGACTTCAACGGGTCAGCCAATTGGTTTGAGGGAGTCACCAGGACTGGCTGCTGTGCAGAGTAGGGCCCAGTTCCAGCAGTTCCTCTCCAGATTGAGGGAACCGACCACAATTTCAGTCGCCGTTTCCATTTTGGCTAGACTGTACAACGTGTTGAAGGATGAGCAAACCTTAGAGTTGAATGTTGAATATACGACGATTTGGCCAGCTGTTGTCACCAA CTCAAATGCATTTAACAGCAGAGTCGTTGGAGAAGTTTTGTCTGAACTTCTCCATCAAGCTCTTAAATACTACCCTGACAATGTCTCTTGGCTCAAGGTTCTTGGCGACATCAATTATG CCAATGGATTCTTTGCCAgcgcattgaaaaattatttgcaagcATGCATTGCAGTCAGTGGATTTTTCAGCCGGGCTGtgccaaaaaacaaaatcaacgaTCAGGTTTACATTCGGATGATCAAGTGCTGCACCCAGCTTCGTTGTCACACGCAA GCTGCCGTCCTCTGTCAGTTCTTGGATGACGTTGACTACGCCACTGCCTTCAAGAGTTTGCatgagaaaaattgcgcaGACGCTATGGACGCTTACTACCACTGCATTTGGGATTTGACCATTGTAGAATTCTTGGTGCATCTGCACCATAAGAATAAGGAACAGGAACGAAAACAAATAGCT ATCAAGTTGGCCAGTCAAATGGAAATGAACAGTAGCAACAACGAGGGCATTAAAATGGAGGTGGCCAGAGTGAaaaaaagctgctttttgaGAACAATGGCGCAACAGTATGTTTGCTCTTGA
- the IntS8 gene encoding integrator complex subunit 8 isoform X1 gives MMEANNILRQGSWAANIETVMWFEFLLDPKSLKEHLEKARPDPTPTELIVKLMDKITSETAAAEKAPPTPAYENLDDKPVDTPKPNNSATKKKLALKVMCLKIAAFLKWNLDIIEQKIPLETQHTLLQDLLIISREQKELSECANEINLQSCSPQELFSVLLYHRWVLRAVSRARMSAKQPRSFSSLSAMTAMKLEDRLVTIEQQVPQSIAILKQISTTQDVSLNVPVYETFEPLTEDNEDLNQQWDTCLKASEQEVHCQIHFDLAAFYFSREQYKEAREHIWKAAQINAKLPKVKVYCDIHEQTLQGYCRALGISKQEEQDLFVQFLTCKSNHFTGIVNILQRDNITREIPINYRDDLELEIQAASSSGDFFVARDLLLHVHILNAVRRALDSKASTISIATKLKQSNNKGNDKLISALKAVLPHCDEKLKTNLRMFLLDLFEAGVPKLNQSILSIPELSEIFSEQQIQHYKNKLQKKAHNLSPCWHNMPDTISNFNRRKLHGNPKLQKGMLEQKLIQSTEPSEIKNLIKSLNAGGPMKAPSKLNSKWELPIPVHSAVMGLQKGVLQDLIFILLAKSRDLSLSGDFERARKLLKAVEEELRTLSGNSKLGKLVNWELLLVSIMQFLKSWPVLPPSAEPIDMKNKENQELASQCKGCLSSLKIGESMIPRSEVLEHCALALLNLGEWEYLSNIDKRFLYFEMPGAFSYACLEITNHRSMKKISTKDAWEQILTVFSSGGVKRTSTGQPIGLRESPGLAAVQSRAQFQQFLSRLREPTTISVAVSILARLYNVLKDEQTLELNVEYTTIWPAVVTNSNAFNSRVVGEVLSELLHQALKYYPDNVSWLKVLGDINYANGFFASALKNYLQACIAVSGFFSRAVPKNKINDQVYIRMIKCCTQLRCHTQAAVLCQFLDDVDYATAFKSLHEKNCADAMDAYYHCIWDLTIVEFLVHLHHKNKEQERKQIAIKLASQMEMNSSNNEGIKMEVARVKKSCFLRTMAQQYVCS, from the exons ATGATGGAAGCCAATAATATTCTTCGTCAGGGCTCTTGGGCTGCAAACATCGAAACAGTGATGTGGTTCGAGTTTTTGCTAGACCCAAAATCATTGAAAGAGCACTTGGAAAAAGCAAGACCAG ATCCAACACCAACTGAGTTGATCGTGAAATTGATGGACAAAATAACATCGGAAACAGCTGCAGCGGAAAAGGCGCCACCCACTCCAGCCTACGAAAACCTCGACGACAAGCCAGTGGACACTCCCAAGCCTAATAACTCTGCAACTAAAAAGAAATTGGCGCTAAAGGTCATGTGTTTGAAAATAGCTGCTTTCCTTAAGTGGAATTTGGATATTATTGAGCAGAAAAT TCCACTAGAAACGCAACACACATTGCTCCAAGACCTGCTAATCATCAGCAGGGAGCAAAAAGAGCTGTCTGAGTGTGCGAACGAAATCAATCTGCAGTCTTGCAGTCCGCAGGAGTTGTTCTCAGTGTTGCTGTATCACCGATGGGTACTTCGAGCGGTTTCAAGAGCCAGAATGTCTGCAAAACAACCGCGTTCTTTCTCTTCCCTAAG tgcAATGACAGCTATGAAACTAGAAGATCGGCTGGTAACCATTGAGCAGCAAGTGCCGCAATCAATTGCAATTCTGAAACAAATAAGCACAACTCAGGACGTGTCTCTCAATGTCCCTGTTTATGAAACGTTTGAGCCACTTACCGAGGACAATGAAGACCTTAATCAGCAATGGGACACCTGCTTGAAAGCCTCTGAGCAGGAAGTGCATTGTCAG ATCCACTTTGATCTGGCTGCTTTCTACTTCTCAAGGGAACAGTACAAAGAAGCAAGGGAGCACATTTGGAAGGCGGCACAGATAAACGCAAAGCTGCCCAAGGTGAAGGTATACTGCGATATCCATGAGCAGACCTTACAGGGCTATTGCAGAGCACTCGGCATCAGTAAACAGGAGGAGCAAGACCTATTTGTCCAATTTCTCACCTGCAAGTCAAATCACTTCACT GGCATTGTTAATATCCTCCAAAGAGACAACATTACGAGGGAAATTCCCATCAACTACAGGGATGACCTTGAACTGGAAATCCAGGCTGCTTCAAGTAGTGGTGATTTCTTTGTAGCGAGAGACTTGCTTCTGCATGTACACATTTTGAACGCAGTACGAAGAGCTCTGGATTCTAAAGCAAGCACTATCAGCATCGCCACAAAACTGAAGCAGAGCAACAACAAAGGCAACGACAAGCTGATCTCA GCATTGAAAGCAGTATTGCCACACtgtgatgaaaaattgaaaacaaacctCCGCATGTTCCTCTTGGACCTTTTTGAGGCCGGAGTTCCAAAATTGAATCAGTCAATTTTGTCAATTCCAGAGTTGagcgaaatattttctgaGCAACAAATTCAGCACTACAAAAACAAGCTACAGAAAAAGGCGCACAACCTGAGCCCGTGCTGGCACAACATGCCGGACAcaataagtaattttaatagGAGGAAATTGCATG gaaatccAAAACTTCAAAAAGGTATGCTTGAGCAAAAACTGATCCAAAGCACGGAACCAAGTGAAATCAAGAATTTGATTAAGTCTCTGAATGCCGGTGGGCCAATGAAAGCGCCTTCAAAGCTGAACTCAAAG TGGGAACTGCCTATTCCGGTTCATTCTGCCGTGATGGGATTGCAAAAAGGCGTGCTGCAAGACTTGATTTTTATCCTTCTGGCAAAATCCAGAGATCTCTCTCTGTCAGGAGATTTTGAGAGAGCCCGCAAATTGCTTAAAGCCGTAGAGGAAGAGTTACGCACCCTCTCTGGGAACTCCAAACTCGGCAAACTGGTAAACTGGGAGTTGCTCCTCGTCTCTATCATGCAGTTCTTGAAATCCTGGCCTGTTCTTCCTCCATCGGCCGAGCCAAttgacatgaaaaataaag aaaaCCAAGAACTTGCCTCGCAATGCAAAGGGTGTTTGAGTAGCCTGAAGATTGGGGAGTCAATGATCCCACGCTCAGAAGTGTTGGAGCACTGCGCTCTCGCACTTCTGAACCTTGGAGAATGGGAATATCTGAGCAACATTGACAAACGCTTCCTCTACTTTGAAATGCCAGGCGCCTTTTCGTATGCCTGCTTGGAAATTACGAATCACAGAAGCATGAagaaaatttccacaaaaGACGCTTGGGAGCAGA TTCTGACTGTGTTTAGTTCTGGAGGAGTGAAGCGGACTTCAACGGGTCAGCCAATTGGTTTGAGGGAGTCACCAGGACTGGCTGCTGTGCAGAGTAGGGCCCAGTTCCAGCAGTTCCTCTCCAGATTGAGGGAACCGACCACAATTTCAGTCGCCGTTTCCATTTTGGCTAGACTGTACAACGTGTTGAAGGATGAGCAAACCTTAGAGTTGAATGTTGAATATACGACGATTTGGCCAGCTGTTGTCACCAA CTCAAATGCATTTAACAGCAGAGTCGTTGGAGAAGTTTTGTCTGAACTTCTCCATCAAGCTCTTAAATACTACCCTGACAATGTCTCTTGGCTCAAGGTTCTTGGCGACATCAATTATG CCAATGGATTCTTTGCCAgcgcattgaaaaattatttgcaagcATGCATTGCAGTCAGTGGATTTTTCAGCCGGGCTGtgccaaaaaacaaaatcaacgaTCAGGTTTACATTCGGATGATCAAGTGCTGCACCCAGCTTCGTTGTCACACGCAA GCTGCCGTCCTCTGTCAGTTCTTGGATGACGTTGACTACGCCACTGCCTTCAAGAGTTTGCatgagaaaaattgcgcaGACGCTATGGACGCTTACTACCACTGCATTTGGGATTTGACCATTGTAGAATTCTTGGTGCATCTGCACCATAAGAATAAGGAACAGGAACGAAAACAAATAGCT ATCAAGTTGGCCAGTCAAATGGAAATGAACAGTAGCAACAACGAGGGCATTAAAATGGAGGTGGCCAGAGTGAaaaaaagctgctttttgaGAACAATGGCGCAACAGTATGTTTGCTCTTGA
- the Rpn5 gene encoding 26S proteasome non-ATPase regulatory subunit 12 yields MVDAGKLLKMEVDYSSTCDEKIPECEKMAKSGQLNEAIEALLSLEKQTRTGSDMVSTSRVLVAIVQLCFEAGRWDLLNEHVVVLSRRRSQLKQAVAKMVQKCVEYVDKTPDKPTMIKLIDTLRTVTEGKIYVEVERARLTHKLARMREDEGEISKAADIIQELQVETYGSMEKKEKVELILEQMRLCLAKKDYIRTQIISKKISPKFFDDESTQELKLKYYKLMIELDGHEGSFLATCRHFRSILTTPVVKDDSAERDLTLQSIVLYLLLAPYDNEQADLTHRVLEDPLLDHVPHYKGLLKLFNTPELINWKGLCSEYERGLTSRDKLIAPPDIFDPTTPKGQSRWKDLRSRVVEHNIRIMAKYYTKISLTRMAELMDLTIEETERVLSSLVENGTVKAKTDRPAGVVSFAGSQDPTDVLNTWSTRINDLMTLVNKTTHLINREEMVHKHLMVGSATTAAPTAQHQDYEIAD; encoded by the exons atgGTGGATGCTGGTAAGCTGTTAAAGATGGAGGTGGACTACAGCTCCACTTGTGACGAGAAAATTCCTGAGTGTGAAAAGATGGCCAAATCCGGCCAACTGAACGAGGCCATTGAGGCCCTACTCAGTCTGGAAAAGCAGACTCGGact GGCTCCGACATGGTTTCAACCAGCAGAGTGTTGGTCGCCATTGTGCAGCTGTGTTTTGAGGCCGGACGTTGGGACTTGCTCAATGAGCACGTCGTTGTCCTTTCCCGCAGAAGAAGCCAGTTGAAGCAGGCTGTCGCGAAAATGGTGCAAAAATGCGTAGAGTATGTTGATAAGACCCCAGACAAACCAACAATGATCAAACTAATTGACACACTTCGCACTGTCACCGAGGGAAAG ATCTACGTTGAGGTTGAAAGGGCTAGGCTTACGCACAAGCTTGCGAGAATGAGAGAGGACGAGGGCGAGATTTCCAAAGCTGCGGACATCATCCAAGAGCTGCAGGTGGAAACATATGGTTCGAtggaaaagaaggaaaag GTCGAGTTGATCTTGGAGCAGATGAGGTTGTGCCTTGCCAAGAAAGACTACATCAGAACTCAGATCATCTCCAAAAAGATCAGCCCTAAGTTCTTTGATGATGAATCTACTCAAGAGCTCAAACTCAAATACTACAA ATTGATGATTGAGCTTGACGGTCATGAAGGCAGTTTCTTGGCCACCTGCCGCCACTTCAGGAGTATCCTTACAACGCCAGTAGTAAAGGATGACTCAGCAGAGCGAGATTTGACACTGCAGAGCATCGTCCTGTACCTTCTACTCGCGCCCTATGACAATGAGCAAGCCGACCTTACCCACAGAGTGCTGGAGGATCCTCTGCTTGACCATGTGCCCCACTACAA GGGTCTTCTGAAGCTGTTCAACACTCCAGAACTGATCAACTGGAAAGGTTTGTGCAGTGAGTATGAGCGTGGTCTAACCAGCCGCGACAAGTTGATTGCTCCGCCTGATATCTTTGACCCTACCACGCCCAAGGGCCAGTCTCGCTGGAAGGACTTGAGAAGTAGGGTGGTTGAGCAT aaCATTAGAATTATGGCCAAGTACTACACAAAAATTTCGCTCACAAGAATGGCAGAGCTCATGGATCTGACCATTGAG GAAACGGAGCGTGTGCTGTCAAGTCTGGTCGAGAATGGAACTGTGAAGGCCAAGACTGATAGGCCAGCAGGCGTGGTCAGTTTTGCTGGCTCGCAAGACCCGACCGACGTCCTCAATACTTGGTCCACCAGGATCAACGACCTGATGACCTTAGTCAACAAAACCACCCACCTGATCAATAGGGAGGAAATGGTGCATAAACACCTGATGGTGGGCAGCGCTACAACTGCCGCCCCAACCGCTCAGCACCAGGACTATGAGATAGCTGACTGA